A window of the Oscillospiraceae bacterium genome harbors these coding sequences:
- a CDS encoding alpha-galactosidase codes for MQIHQFSSSLYPQAFRLDTPHSSYVMGISKEGLAVHLYYGAKLSDTDMQTLCGAENSPWFPATPGETLLDHVPLEYSGAGMADLRPAALSVLWEDGDNIADLRFTGCRIFAGKPSPRGLPHVYVEQDKEAQTLLVTLADEKGLKADLYYTVFAQNDALVRRAVLRNDSSQSVSLQRVMSASTDFPDSSMQMVHLYGKWARELQAERIPLGHCEQRIGSFCGASSHQHNPFAALVSPDCTETAGEAYGFSFLYSGNFCIEANVDAGERLRVNVGLSDRAFSWKLAPGESFDTPEAVLVYSGAGLGQMSRTYQQLYRSRVCRGVWRDCPRPVLLNTWESFYFNFDRSKLLHLAKSAAGAGVELFVIDDGWFGHRADTSSSLGDWTPWEEKLGCTLPQLAADINKMGMGLGLWVEPEMVSPDSDLYRAHPDWALCRPGRKATLARSQLILDLSRTEVQDYLIDAMSKLFSSAPIAYIKWDMNRNMAETGSFSDRKISAGALMHRYMLGLYRVLETLTSRFPKILFESCASGGGRFDAGMLYYMPQTWVSDNSDAIQRLNIQGGASLVYPTTMMSCHVSASPNEQVGRSTSLDTRWNIAALGGGFGYELDLTRLPKADMEEITRQIAAYKCERQSLFSSQFYRLSAPGNTAAFEQISADGRRIVVTCCRRLYDAKNEPLWLRLQGLQPQAEYQNVSTKENSSGAALMSKGVRLHLLSKDFSSVRIVLEINS; via the coding sequence ATGCAGATTCATCAGTTTTCATCGTCCCTTTACCCGCAGGCTTTTCGTCTGGACACCCCGCACAGCAGCTACGTAATGGGGATTTCCAAAGAGGGTTTGGCGGTGCACCTTTACTATGGTGCAAAACTTTCGGATACAGATATGCAGACACTTTGTGGTGCCGAGAATTCGCCGTGGTTCCCTGCGACACCCGGCGAGACTCTGCTAGATCATGTGCCGCTGGAGTATTCCGGGGCGGGCATGGCTGACCTGCGCCCGGCAGCGCTGAGCGTTTTGTGGGAAGACGGCGACAATATCGCTGACCTGCGTTTCACCGGCTGCCGGATTTTTGCCGGTAAACCGTCGCCGCGTGGTCTGCCGCATGTTTACGTTGAGCAGGACAAAGAGGCCCAGACATTGCTGGTGACTTTGGCAGATGAGAAAGGCTTGAAAGCAGACCTGTACTACACAGTCTTTGCTCAAAATGATGCACTTGTGCGCCGGGCGGTTTTGAGAAATGACAGCAGCCAGTCGGTTTCCCTGCAACGGGTCATGAGCGCGAGCACCGATTTTCCCGACAGCAGCATGCAGATGGTGCATCTTTACGGGAAGTGGGCACGGGAACTTCAGGCAGAGCGCATACCGCTGGGGCACTGTGAGCAGCGCATTGGCAGCTTCTGTGGTGCCTCCAGTCACCAGCACAACCCCTTTGCGGCGCTTGTTTCGCCGGACTGTACCGAAACCGCAGGCGAAGCGTACGGTTTCAGTTTTCTGTACAGCGGAAACTTCTGCATTGAGGCCAATGTAGATGCCGGCGAGCGGTTGCGTGTCAATGTCGGTCTTTCTGACCGCGCTTTTTCCTGGAAGCTGGCTCCGGGCGAGTCTTTTGATACGCCTGAGGCAGTGTTGGTTTATTCCGGTGCCGGTCTGGGGCAGATGTCGCGCACCTATCAGCAGCTGTACCGCAGCCGTGTCTGCCGGGGTGTTTGGCGGGACTGCCCGCGCCCGGTGCTGCTGAATACCTGGGAAAGTTTTTACTTTAATTTCGACCGCAGCAAACTTCTGCACTTGGCAAAATCCGCTGCCGGTGCAGGGGTGGAGCTGTTTGTAATCGATGACGGCTGGTTTGGTCACCGCGCAGATACCAGCAGCTCCCTGGGTGACTGGACCCCATGGGAAGAAAAACTTGGCTGCACGCTGCCGCAGCTGGCAGCGGATATCAATAAAATGGGCATGGGCCTTGGCTTGTGGGTAGAGCCTGAAATGGTTTCACCAGACAGCGACCTTTACCGTGCGCATCCGGACTGGGCGCTGTGCCGTCCCGGGCGCAAGGCAACTTTGGCCCGCTCACAGCTGATTCTGGATCTTTCCCGCACAGAAGTGCAGGATTACTTGATCGATGCAATGTCAAAACTGTTTTCCAGTGCACCGATTGCCTATATTAAATGGGATATGAACCGGAATATGGCAGAAACCGGCTCCTTTTCCGACCGGAAGATCAGTGCAGGCGCTCTGATGCACCGCTATATGCTGGGCCTGTATCGTGTCTTAGAGACTTTGACTTCCCGCTTTCCAAAGATTCTGTTTGAAAGTTGTGCCAGCGGCGGCGGCCGCTTTGATGCGGGCATGCTCTATTACATGCCGCAGACCTGGGTCAGCGACAATAGCGATGCGATTCAGCGGCTGAATATCCAGGGTGGCGCTTCTCTGGTTTACCCCACTACGATGATGAGCTGTCACGTTTCTGCTTCTCCCAACGAGCAGGTTGGGCGCAGCACATCGCTCGACACCCGCTGGAACATTGCAGCGCTGGGCGGCGGCTTTGGCTATGAACTGGACCTGACCCGCCTGCCCAAAGCTGACATGGAAGAGATTACCCGCCAGATTGCCGCCTATAAGTGCGAGCGGCAAAGCCTCTTTTCCAGCCAGTTTTACCGTCTTTCCGCGCCGGGAAACACAGCTGCTTTTGAGCAGATTTCTGCTGATGGCCGGCGGATCGTCGTTACCTGCTGCCGCAGGCTTTACGATGCAAAGAACGAGCCGCTTTGGCTGCGCCTGCAGGGCTTGCAGCCGCAGGCAGAATACCAAAATGTCAGCACCAAAGAAAACAGCAGCGGCGCTGCACTGATGAGCAAAGGCGTGCGCCTGCATTTGCTGTCAAAGGATTTTTCCAGTGTGCGCATTGTGCTGGAAATTAATTCTTAA
- a CDS encoding LacI family DNA-binding transcriptional regulator, protein MPKAVRMVDIAKRVGVSTVTVSKALADKEGVSDEIRERIKETAQQMGYQMVPASRKSRQSGTGNIGIVVPARFINYSTNSFYWEMYEKAVNRLMTSDYYGILELLAEDSERNLILPRVLQDNKIDGLIVIGQLSRAYRAMLQKKMLVPTVFLDSYDAYGGGYSVISDGYYGMYAVTNYVLSMGHRNIHFLGDINATSSICDRYFGYCRAMMEHNIPVTPDMILSDRDQSGQIGFALPEKLPTAYVCNCDVSAFELINRLEDRGLHVPQDVSVAGFDNYSVPYISMPNITTYAVDMSGMARACVDGLLHQIRHKHFSTGIKIISGRIVVRGSVKKLDSAEPQDPA, encoded by the coding sequence ATGCCGAAAGCAGTTCGCATGGTAGATATTGCGAAGCGGGTCGGGGTAAGCACCGTTACGGTTTCCAAAGCTTTGGCTGACAAAGAGGGCGTCAGCGACGAAATTCGGGAGCGTATCAAAGAGACCGCCCAGCAGATGGGCTATCAGATGGTGCCTGCCTCACGTAAAAGCCGCCAAAGCGGTACCGGAAATATCGGCATCGTTGTTCCGGCACGCTTTATCAACTACAGCACAAATTCATTTTACTGGGAAATGTACGAAAAAGCGGTCAATCGCCTAATGACCAGTGATTATTACGGTATTTTAGAGCTGCTGGCAGAGGACTCTGAGCGCAACCTGATTTTGCCGCGTGTTTTGCAGGACAACAAAATTGACGGCCTGATTGTAATAGGGCAGCTCAGCCGCGCGTACCGCGCCATGCTGCAGAAAAAGATGCTGGTGCCCACCGTTTTCTTGGATTCCTATGATGCCTATGGCGGCGGATACTCTGTCATTTCTGATGGCTATTACGGGATGTATGCTGTTACCAACTATGTGCTTTCCATGGGCCACCGAAACATTCACTTTTTGGGGGATATTAACGCGACCAGCAGCATTTGCGACCGCTACTTTGGCTACTGCCGCGCAATGATGGAGCACAATATTCCGGTTACGCCGGATATGATTCTTTCGGACCGCGACCAAAGCGGGCAAATCGGCTTTGCTCTGCCGGAAAAGCTGCCTACGGCTTATGTGTGCAACTGCGATGTATCTGCTTTTGAGCTGATTAATCGTTTAGAGGATCGCGGCCTGCATGTGCCGCAGGACGTTTCAGTAGCGGGCTTCGATAATTACAGTGTACCGTATATTTCCATGCCCAATATCACGACCTATGCCGTGGATATGTCCGGTATGGCGCGTGCCTGCGTCGACGGCCTGCTGCATCAGATTCGGCATAAGCATTTCAGCACCGGTATTAAAATTATCAGCGGGCGCATTGTTGTGCGCGGCAGTGTCAAAAAACTGGATTCCGCTGAACCTCAGGACCCCGCTTAG
- a CDS encoding helix-turn-helix transcriptional regulator: MESKTAAHHIPQKEQTLHFRGGMQGTVPHSLLLSCPYRMAAAFYCIADEARLEECRRTWHLPKESLICIRAGQTPTLFALNKPLAFAGLLAEGESCPLPTSAAPSVFVPKSSSTVFADFSRMLCQLPCPQESQILQALLDALQREMQPLLPDGMLPPASIQLLHQILETRYAERLTLDSLSKELHWNKYKLDKDFKVYYGLSPFEYLLSVRVQEACHLLRTTNRSVLDIGLAVGVENASYFIRLFKSRMGMSPLAYRAHFSSQEEQKKSV, encoded by the coding sequence ATGGAAAGTAAAACTGCAGCGCATCACATCCCGCAGAAAGAGCAGACTCTGCATTTTCGGGGCGGCATGCAGGGCACTGTGCCGCACAGCCTGCTGCTCAGCTGCCCCTACCGTATGGCAGCCGCTTTTTACTGCATTGCCGACGAAGCCCGTTTAGAGGAGTGCCGCAGGACCTGGCACCTACCTAAAGAAAGCCTCATCTGCATTCGTGCGGGACAGACCCCCACGCTTTTTGCTTTGAACAAGCCGCTGGCATTCGCTGGGCTTTTAGCCGAAGGGGAAAGCTGCCCTCTGCCGACGTCAGCTGCGCCCTCTGTCTTTGTCCCAAAAAGCAGCAGCACGGTTTTTGCTGATTTTTCCCGCATGCTCTGCCAGCTGCCCTGCCCACAGGAAAGCCAAATACTGCAAGCCCTGCTTGACGCCCTGCAAAGAGAAATGCAGCCCCTTCTGCCGGACGGCATGCTGCCGCCCGCTTCCATTCAGCTGCTGCATCAAATCCTAGAAACCCGCTATGCCGAAAGGCTGACGCTGGATTCTCTTTCAAAGGAGCTGCACTGGAATAAGTATAAACTGGACAAAGACTTTAAAGTTTATTATGGTCTTTCCCCTTTTGAGTACCTTTTATCCGTGCGGGTACAGGAAGCCTGTCATCTGCTGCGCACAACCAACCGCAGTGTGCTGGATATCGGCTTGGCTGTGGGCGTAGAAAATGCCTCTTACTTTATCCGCCTTTTTAAAAGCCGGATGGGTATGTCTCCGCTCGCATACCGGGCACATTTTTCAAGTCAGGAAGAACAAAAGAAATCAGTATAG
- a CDS encoding extracellular solute-binding protein produces the protein MKSVQKVLSVVLAGAMIAASATACGSSSSSTAAASGTGTSSSSSDYLNLKVGESNKDIKADLKVLTNRTDIVDTKLKQYAAEFKKLYPNVNIKFEGVTNYADDVTTRLSTKDWGDICKIPSSVDKNEFADHFISYGSTDELGKKYRFVTDKSYDGQCYGIASVGNAQGIVYNKKVFKEAGITTMPKTPDEFIKDLQTIKTKTSGKVIPLYTNFAAKWTMGAWDSYIGVNATGDATFMNQKLAETKNPFAKASFTEGTGPYAVYNILYTAVKDKLTESDPTTTDWESSKTKLNNGQIATMVLGSWAVNQCKTSGKTPDDVGYMPFPITVNGKQYTSIGNDYCYGINKNATKDNQTASLLFVKWITEKSNYAYNEGCIPIVKTDKLPSILSEIEKTTMLEDTPAVKGKEDEFTQVNRDSELSLKDDNKHVQDIVEAAQKGSKTLDQIVSDWNTKWSDAQKNDNIEVK, from the coding sequence ATGAAAAGTGTACAAAAAGTTCTGAGCGTTGTATTGGCCGGCGCGATGATCGCGGCTTCTGCAACGGCGTGCGGTTCTTCTAGCAGCAGCACTGCAGCCGCCAGTGGTACCGGCACCAGCAGCAGTTCCTCCGACTACTTAAACCTGAAAGTGGGCGAGAGCAACAAGGACATCAAGGCTGACTTGAAAGTCCTGACCAACCGTACCGACATTGTCGATACGAAACTCAAGCAGTATGCTGCTGAGTTTAAAAAGCTTTACCCAAATGTGAACATTAAGTTTGAGGGCGTTACCAACTACGCCGACGATGTGACAACCCGCCTGAGCACGAAAGACTGGGGCGATATCTGCAAGATCCCGAGCTCCGTCGATAAGAATGAATTTGCCGATCACTTCATTTCCTATGGCTCTACAGACGAGCTTGGCAAAAAATACCGCTTTGTAACCGATAAATCCTATGACGGCCAGTGCTACGGCATTGCTTCTGTCGGCAACGCACAGGGCATTGTTTATAACAAAAAGGTCTTTAAGGAAGCCGGCATTACCACCATGCCAAAGACCCCGGACGAATTCATCAAAGACCTGCAGACCATTAAGACAAAGACAAGCGGAAAAGTCATTCCGCTGTACACCAACTTTGCTGCAAAGTGGACCATGGGCGCATGGGATTCCTACATCGGTGTCAACGCCACTGGCGATGCAACCTTTATGAACCAGAAACTTGCTGAGACAAAGAATCCATTTGCAAAGGCTTCCTTTACAGAAGGCACCGGCCCATATGCGGTTTACAACATTCTGTACACAGCTGTAAAAGATAAGCTGACAGAAAGCGACCCAACCACAACCGACTGGGAAAGCAGCAAGACAAAACTGAACAACGGTCAGATCGCTACCATGGTCCTGGGCTCTTGGGCAGTCAACCAGTGCAAGACAAGCGGCAAAACACCTGATGACGTTGGCTACATGCCTTTCCCGATTACTGTAAATGGCAAGCAGTACACCTCTATCGGCAATGATTACTGCTATGGTATCAACAAGAACGCTACCAAAGACAACCAGACCGCTTCCCTGCTCTTCGTTAAGTGGATTACCGAAAAATCCAACTATGCTTACAACGAGGGCTGCATCCCGATCGTAAAGACCGATAAGCTGCCGTCCATCCTCTCTGAAATCGAAAAGACAACCATGCTGGAAGATACACCTGCTGTAAAGGGTAAGGAAGACGAGTTTACACAGGTCAACAGAGACTCCGAACTTAGCCTGAAAGACGACAACAAGCATGTACAGGATATTGTCGAAGCTGCACAGAAGGGCTCTAAGACCCTTGACCAGATTGTTTCTGACTGGAACACAAAGTGGTCTGATGCACAGAAAAATGACAATATTGAAGTAAAGTAA
- a CDS encoding sugar ABC transporter permease — protein sequence MKQTGKKQAPVHTTSLRSIRGQQRLVTVLFMIVPLFLLILFTYLPFAKMIQFSFFNMKYTGTRRFIGWQNYISVFTRSDIFPALKLSLFYMAGAVIQMALALFFATMLTGKLKGGAFFKGALFFPYLICGIAVGYIFKFFFTHGFVLDTLLTSVGFKLQNLPYWLKDTRINNIMLAGTSVWRYLGQNMIMFIGAMMSVDEDVYEAAMIDGANAWQKFWSITMPGIKTMVVLNLILSISGSLSAFEPPYVITNGTFGTGTYFVVMDRIAHVNLKVGLASAMAVVLMILIILVTVLQKVVSHLMLDEDETGHTYRERRAEKKRQAAQAAK from the coding sequence ATGAAACAAACAGGTAAAAAACAGGCGCCTGTACACACGACGAGTCTGCGCAGTATTCGTGGGCAGCAGCGGTTGGTTACTGTGCTGTTTATGATCGTTCCGCTTTTCCTGCTGATCCTTTTTACTTACCTTCCATTTGCTAAAATGATTCAGTTCAGCTTTTTCAACATGAAATACACCGGCACACGCAGATTTATCGGCTGGCAGAACTACATTTCCGTATTTACCCGCTCTGATATTTTCCCGGCCTTAAAGCTCAGCTTGTTTTACATGGCCGGCGCGGTGATTCAGATGGCACTGGCTCTGTTCTTTGCCACCATGCTTACCGGCAAGCTGAAAGGCGGTGCATTCTTTAAGGGCGCACTTTTCTTCCCGTACCTCATCTGCGGCATTGCAGTGGGCTACATTTTTAAATTCTTCTTTACACACGGCTTTGTGCTGGATACCCTGCTGACCAGTGTCGGCTTTAAGCTGCAGAACCTGCCGTATTGGTTAAAAGATACGCGCATAAACAACATTATGCTGGCGGGCACTTCCGTTTGGCGATATTTGGGGCAAAATATGATTATGTTCATCGGCGCCATGATGTCGGTGGACGAAGATGTGTACGAAGCGGCAATGATCGACGGCGCCAATGCTTGGCAGAAATTCTGGTCGATTACAATGCCTGGCATTAAGACCATGGTTGTCTTAAACCTGATTCTTTCTATCAGTGGCTCTTTGAGCGCTTTTGAACCGCCTTACGTTATTACCAATGGTACTTTTGGCACCGGTACTTACTTTGTCGTCATGGACCGTATTGCCCACGTCAACCTGAAAGTTGGTTTGGCTTCTGCCATGGCGGTTGTGCTGATGATTCTAATCATTTTGGTCACCGTCCTGCAAAAAGTGGTCTCGCACCTGATGCTGGATGAAGACGAAACCGGACATACCTACCGTGAGCGCCGCGCCGAAAAGAAGCGCCAGGCCGCCCAGGCAGCAAAGTGA
- a CDS encoding carbohydrate ABC transporter permease yields the protein MSPAEKKAEQKAEHPGRGRKIVIRILEYAALIFAAFWALIPVVSCVITAFKTPDEYANTNVMTLPKSWLYFTNFQGAWEKANMGLSFVNSFLILAVVLVCCILISSMLAFVLNRFKFRGNGLIRNLFLFASLVPGIAMQVTVYQIMYKLGLINSLPGYMLLLMGTDVISIYIFLQFFENLSVSLDESAILDGCTYFGVFFKILLPLLKPAIVTVLILKGVSTYNEYYMANLYLQDKTVYPVVSTCLYTFSGPMGTQYNFICAGVLITVIPILIIFLIFQKQVYRGLAAGAVKG from the coding sequence ATGTCGCCCGCAGAGAAGAAAGCAGAACAAAAAGCAGAGCACCCCGGCCGCGGCAGAAAAATCGTTATTCGCATCTTAGAGTATGCAGCGCTGATTTTCGCGGCGTTTTGGGCACTGATTCCGGTCGTTTCCTGTGTTATCACAGCATTTAAAACACCGGATGAATACGCCAATACCAATGTAATGACACTGCCCAAGAGCTGGCTTTACTTCACCAACTTTCAGGGCGCATGGGAAAAGGCAAATATGGGCCTGTCCTTTGTCAACTCTTTCCTGATTTTGGCGGTCGTGCTGGTCTGCTGCATTCTCATCAGCTCAATGCTGGCGTTTGTGCTCAACCGCTTTAAGTTCCGCGGCAATGGCCTTATTCGCAACCTGTTCCTGTTTGCATCGCTGGTTCCCGGCATTGCCATGCAGGTTACCGTTTATCAGATTATGTACAAATTGGGCTTAATCAACAGCCTGCCCGGCTACATGCTGCTGCTGATGGGTACCGATGTTATCTCCATTTATATCTTCTTGCAGTTCTTTGAAAACCTGTCCGTTTCGCTGGATGAATCGGCGATTCTGGACGGCTGCACGTACTTCGGTGTATTCTTTAAAATTCTGCTGCCGCTTTTGAAACCAGCAATCGTCACGGTTTTGATTCTGAAAGGTGTCAGTACCTACAACGAATACTACATGGCAAACCTGTACCTGCAGGACAAGACCGTTTACCCGGTTGTGTCTACCTGCCTGTACACATTCTCCGGCCCAATGGGTACCCAGTACAACTTCATCTGCGCCGGCGTTCTGATTACTGTTATCCCGATTCTGATTATCTTCCTGATTTTCCAGAAGCAGGTGTACCGCGGCCTTGCTGCCGGTGCTGTAAAGGGATAA
- a CDS encoding glycoside hydrolase family 130 protein, protein MSNVKLYTGSLPNMPWQERPAGQQNGPLWRYTENPVIHRNPLPGVARIFNSAVVPLDGAFAGVFRGEQTNGVPFIYFGRSKDGIHWDINSEKIQFTDENGKPFMPRYAYDPRLVKVDDTYYAIWCQDFYGAAIGMAKTKDFKTFTRLENPFLPFNRNAVLFPRKIGGNFVMLSRPSDSGHTPFGDVFLSESPDLKYWGRHRHVMGRSSEWWESLKIGGGAAPIETSEGWLLFYHGVTSTCNGYVYSIGGAILDIDEPSRVKYRCTNYLLTPEEWYEERGFVPNVTFPCATLCDADTGRIAVYYGAADTYVALAFTTVDEVVSYIKENSVTSPDDTEVGRR, encoded by the coding sequence ATGAGCAATGTGAAACTTTATACGGGCAGCCTGCCCAACATGCCCTGGCAGGAAAGACCCGCCGGACAGCAAAACGGCCCTTTGTGGCGCTATACAGAAAACCCGGTGATTCACCGCAACCCGCTGCCGGGCGTTGCCCGCATTTTCAACAGCGCGGTCGTGCCATTGGACGGTGCCTTTGCCGGTGTTTTCCGCGGCGAGCAGACAAACGGCGTTCCGTTCATCTACTTTGGCCGCAGCAAAGACGGCATTCACTGGGATATTAACTCAGAGAAGATTCAGTTTACAGACGAAAATGGCAAGCCCTTTATGCCGCGCTATGCGTACGACCCGCGTTTGGTCAAAGTGGACGATACCTATTACGCCATCTGGTGCCAGGATTTTTACGGTGCAGCGATTGGTATGGCCAAGACCAAAGACTTCAAAACTTTTACCCGGCTGGAAAATCCATTTCTGCCGTTCAACCGTAATGCCGTTCTCTTTCCGCGTAAAATCGGCGGCAATTTCGTAATGCTTTCCCGTCCGAGCGACAGCGGACACACGCCTTTTGGCGATGTATTCCTGAGCGAAAGCCCTGACTTAAAGTACTGGGGCCGCCACCGCCATGTCATGGGCCGCAGCAGCGAGTGGTGGGAATCCCTGAAAATCGGCGGCGGTGCCGCCCCAATCGAGACAAGCGAAGGCTGGCTGCTGTTTTATCACGGCGTCACCAGTACCTGCAACGGCTATGTTTACAGCATCGGCGGCGCTATTTTGGATATTGACGAACCTTCCCGTGTCAAATACCGCTGCACAAATTATCTGCTGACTCCAGAAGAGTGGTACGAAGAGCGCGGCTTTGTGCCGAATGTCACATTCCCCTGCGCGACCTTGTGCGATGCAGATACCGGCCGCATTGCCGTTTATTACGGCGCAGCAGATACTTACGTGGCTTTGGCCTTTACGACCGTGGACGAAGTCGTTTCATACATTAAAGAAAACAGCGTAACCAGCCCGGACGATACTGAAGTGGGCAGACGGTGA
- a CDS encoding AGE family epimerase/isomerase produces MYVKDAEQMLTQKLIPFWQGMRDNENGGFTGWMDFDQKKNLKAEKGCILHSRILWFFSTASMVLHRADLLDDATHAYKFLKQYCVDKQNGGIYWSVNYDGSVLDSTKHTYNQAFAIYAFSAYYRASGDKEALAAAKALYNLIEHNCTDTVGYLEAFDRQFRPVSNEKLSDNKTLLAQGKVAEKTMNTLLHVFEGYSGLYEAAHDPQVGQSMRHILQIFLNSVYNPLKRRQEVFFDKNLNSLIDMQSYGHDIETSWLLDWGCGLLHDNALDQQVQDADSALAAEVYRSAYHKHSVWNECVLGQVDKTRVWWVQAESVVGFLNAYQKHPEHKEYLQAAANIWQYINDHLVDPRAGSEWFWQVDDDGQPDRSKPIVEPWKCPYHNGRMCFEIIRRGIDAPC; encoded by the coding sequence ATGTATGTCAAAGATGCGGAACAGATGCTTACGCAAAAACTGATTCCGTTTTGGCAGGGCATGCGGGACAATGAAAACGGCGGTTTCACCGGCTGGATGGACTTTGACCAGAAGAAAAATCTCAAGGCAGAAAAAGGCTGCATTTTGCACAGCCGTATCCTTTGGTTCTTCTCTACAGCGTCTATGGTTCTGCACCGGGCTGACCTGCTGGATGATGCAACACATGCTTACAAATTTTTAAAACAGTATTGCGTTGATAAACAAAACGGCGGCATTTACTGGTCTGTCAATTATGACGGAAGCGTGCTCGACAGCACTAAGCACACCTATAACCAGGCATTTGCTATCTATGCGTTTTCCGCTTATTACCGCGCTTCCGGCGACAAAGAGGCGCTGGCGGCGGCAAAGGCTCTGTACAATTTAATTGAGCACAACTGCACAGATACGGTTGGTTATTTAGAGGCATTTGACCGGCAGTTCCGCCCGGTTTCCAACGAAAAGCTTTCGGACAACAAGACACTGCTGGCACAGGGCAAAGTAGCAGAGAAAACCATGAATACCCTGCTGCATGTGTTTGAGGGCTACAGCGGCCTGTATGAGGCAGCCCACGACCCGCAAGTCGGCCAAAGCATGCGCCATATTCTACAGATTTTCTTAAATTCTGTTTACAATCCCCTAAAACGCAGACAAGAAGTCTTTTTCGACAAGAACCTTAACAGCCTGATCGACATGCAGTCTTATGGCCACGATATTGAAACCTCCTGGCTTTTGGACTGGGGCTGCGGCCTGCTGCACGACAATGCCCTGGACCAGCAGGTGCAGGACGCCGATTCTGCATTGGCCGCAGAGGTTTACCGCAGCGCGTACCACAAGCATTCTGTATGGAATGAATGTGTACTGGGGCAAGTGGACAAAACCCGCGTTTGGTGGGTACAGGCAGAGTCGGTAGTCGGCTTTTTAAATGCCTATCAAAAGCACCCCGAACATAAAGAGTACCTGCAGGCAGCTGCAAATATCTGGCAGTACATCAACGACCACTTGGTCGACCCGCGCGCGGGTTCAGAGTGGTTCTGGCAGGTGGACGATGACGGACAGCCGGACCGCAGCAAACCAATCGTAGAGCCATGGAAGTGCCCGTACCACAACGGCCGCATGTGCTTTGAAATTATAAGGAGGGGTATCGATGCTCCATGCTGA
- a CDS encoding glycosidase, with amino-acid sequence MLHAEYYCQKEKQERLLARPNVPQEGYNGIFTRWEYPVLTREHIPLYWKYDLNTETNPYFMERLGVNTVFNAGALELNGKFYLVARIEGADRKSFFGVAESDNPVQGFRFWDYPVQLPDTCPDETDVYDMRLTKHEDGWIYGVFCSESKDKSVNDLSAATAAAGIARTKDLKHWERLENLKTLHSPQQRNVLLLPNFVNGKYAFYTRPMDSFIDTGSGGGIGFGLCDDICHAVIDEEKITSARHFHRITEEKNGAGAVPIRTDRGWLHIAHAVRNTAAGLRYVLYAFATDLNDPSKVIAEPGGYLLAPFGDERVGDVSNVVFTNGAIARENGEVYIYYASCDTRLHVASTTIDRLTDYVFSTPRDADRSADCVKQRSALIAKNLDILKAEGEL; translated from the coding sequence ATGCTCCATGCTGAGTATTACTGCCAAAAAGAAAAACAGGAGCGTCTGCTTGCCCGCCCTAATGTGCCGCAGGAGGGCTACAACGGCATTTTTACCCGCTGGGAATACCCTGTCTTAACCCGCGAGCATATTCCGCTGTACTGGAAGTACGACCTGAATACAGAAACAAACCCCTATTTCATGGAGCGCCTTGGCGTCAACACCGTTTTTAATGCTGGTGCGCTGGAACTCAACGGAAAGTTTTATCTGGTTGCCCGCATAGAGGGGGCCGACCGCAAGTCTTTCTTTGGGGTCGCGGAAAGCGATAATCCGGTACAGGGCTTTCGCTTTTGGGACTACCCGGTTCAACTGCCGGACACCTGCCCGGATGAGACCGATGTGTACGACATGCGCTTGACCAAACATGAAGACGGCTGGATTTACGGCGTTTTCTGCTCAGAAAGCAAAGATAAAAGTGTAAACGACCTTTCGGCTGCCACAGCTGCCGCGGGAATCGCGCGCACAAAAGACCTGAAGCACTGGGAGCGGCTGGAAAACTTAAAGACTCTGCATTCTCCTCAGCAGCGCAATGTGCTGCTACTGCCGAATTTTGTAAACGGCAAGTACGCTTTCTATACTCGCCCCATGGACAGCTTCATCGACACCGGTTCTGGCGGCGGCATTGGCTTTGGTCTGTGTGACGACATCTGCCATGCGGTTATTGACGAGGAAAAGATCACCAGTGCACGCCATTTCCACCGGATTACCGAAGAAAAGAACGGCGCCGGTGCGGTGCCAATCCGTACGGACCGCGGCTGGCTTCACATTGCGCACGCTGTGCGCAACACAGCGGCAGGTCTGCGGTATGTTCTGTACGCATTTGCGACGGACCTCAATGATCCCTCCAAAGTGATTGCCGAGCCAGGTGGCTATCTGCTTGCCCCGTTTGGTGATGAGCGCGTAGGCGATGTTTCCAATGTCGTCTTTACCAATGGGGCCATTGCCCGCGAAAACGGCGAAGTTTATATCTATTACGCTTCCTGTGACACACGCCTGCACGTTGCCTCTACCACGATTGATCGTTTGACCGATTATGTGTTCTCAACCCCGCGCGATGCAGACCGTTCAGCCGACTGCGTAAAGCAGCGCAGTGCACTGATTGCGAAGAATTTGGACATTTTAAAGGCGGAAGGGGAACTGTAA